In Callithrix jacchus isolate 240 chromosome 18, calJac240_pri, whole genome shotgun sequence, one DNA window encodes the following:
- the APH1A gene encoding gamma-secretase subunit APH-1A, whose product MGAAVFFGCTFVAFGPAFALFLITVAGDPLRVIILVAGAFFWLVSLLLASVVWFILVHVTDRSDARLQYGLLIFGAAVSVLLQEVFRFAYYKLLKKADEGLASLSEDGRSPISIRQMAYVSGLSFGIISGVFSVINILADALGPGVVGIHGDSPYYFLTSAFLTAAIILLHTFWGVVFFDACERRRYWALGLVVGSHLLTSGLTFLNPWYEASLLPIYAVTVSMGLWAFITAGGSLRSVQRSLLCRRQEDSRVMVYSALRIPPED is encoded by the exons ATGGGGGCTGCGGTGTTTTTCGGCTGCACTTTCGTCGCGTTCGGCCCGGCCTTCGCGCTTTTCTTGATCACTGTGGCTGGGGACCCGCTTCGCGTTATCATCCTGGTCGCAGG GGCATTTTTCTGGCTGGTCTCCCTGCTCTTGGCCTCTGTGGTCTGGTTCATCTTGGTCCATGTGACTGACCGGTCAGATGCCCGGCTCCAGTACGGCCTCCTGATTTTTGGTGCTGCTGTCTCTGTCCTTCTGCAGGAGGTGTTCCGCTTTGCCTACTACAAGCTGCTTAA gaagGCAGATGAGGGGTTAGCATCGCTGAGTGAGGACGGAAGATCACCCATCTCCATCCGCCAGATGGCCTATG TTTCTGGTCTCTCCTTCGGTATCATCAGTGGTGTCTTCTCTGTTATCAATATTTTGGCTGATGcacttgggccaggtgtggttggGATCCATGGAGACTCACCCTATtacttcctgacttcag CCTTTCTGACAGCAGCCATTATCCTGCTCCATACCTTTTGGGGAGTTGTGTTCTTTGATGCCTGTGAGAGGAGACGGTACTGGGCTTTGGGCCTGGTGGTTGGGAGTCACCTACTGACATCAGGACTG ACATTCCTGAACCCATGGTATGAGGCCAGCCTGCTGCCCATCTATGCAGTCACTGTTTCCATGGGGCTCTGGGCCTTCATCACAGCTGGAGGTTCCCTCCGAAGTGTTCAGCGCAGCCTCTTGT GCCGACGGCAGGAGGACAGTCGGGTGATGGTGTATTCTGCCCTGCGCATCCCACCCGAGGACTGA
- the LOC144580209 gene encoding uncharacterized protein LOC144580209 yields the protein MRLPERTRWLLRPGVLNYLIPSTGNSGGLIIDQDGNTSQRYWSIPGPPTLTSSSHSRTKSRPRKATTTPSSSSSPAPTGPPALILHWPSGGGD from the exons ATGCGGCTCCCGGAGAGGACCCGGTg GCTTCTCCGGCCGGGCGTCCTGAATTACCTGATTCCAAGCACGGGAAACAGCGGG GGGCTGATAATTGACCAGGATGGAAACACTAGCCAGAGATACTG GTCCATCCCCGGCCCACCCACTTTAACCAGCTCCAGCCACTCCAGGACGAAGTCAAGGCCTCGGAAGGCGACTACAACTCCCAGCAGCTCGAGCAGCCCCGCCCCCACGGGTCCGCCCGCGCTGATTCTCCATTGGCCTTCCGGGGGTGGGGATTAG
- the C18H1orf54 gene encoding uncharacterized protein C1orf54 homolog isoform X1 — MQSVSHNSSESRMDVLFVAILAVPLILGQEYEDEERLEEDEYYQVAYYFTVTPTYDDFGADFTIDYSIFESEDRLNSLDKDTTEAVGTTIRLQRAREDHQKPITVKPVITEPQSPDLNDAVSSLQSPIPLLLSCVLVQAGMYFM; from the exons ATGCAGTCAGTCAGCCA CAATAGTTCAGAATCCAGAATGGATGTCCTCTTTGTAGCCATCCTTGCTGTGCCACTTATCCTGG GACAAGAATATGAGGATGAAGAAAGACTAGAAGAGGATGAATATTATCAGGTGGCCTATTATTTTACAGTCACCCCCACTTATG ATGACTTTGGTGCAGATTTCACCATTGATTACTCCATATTTGAGTCAGAGGACAGGCTG AACAGTTTGGATAAAGACACAACGGAAGCAGTAGGGACTACCATTCGTCTTCAAAGAGCACGTGAAGACCATCAGAAGCCTATAACTGTGAAACCAGTAATAACGGAACCA CAGAGTCCAGATCTGAACGATGCCGTGTCCAGTTTGCAGAGTCCTATTCCCCTCCTCCTGTCTTGTGTCCTTGTTCAGGCGGGGATGTATTTCATGTAG
- the C18H1orf54 gene encoding uncharacterized protein C1orf54 homolog isoform X2, producing the protein MQSVSHNSSESRMDVLFVAILAVPLILGQEYEDEERLEEDEYYQVAYYFTVTPTYDDFGADFTIDYSIFESEDRLNSLDKDTTEAVGTTIRLQRAREDHQKPITVKPVITEPSPDLNDAVSSLQSPIPLLLSCVLVQAGMYFM; encoded by the exons ATGCAGTCAGTCAGCCA CAATAGTTCAGAATCCAGAATGGATGTCCTCTTTGTAGCCATCCTTGCTGTGCCACTTATCCTGG GACAAGAATATGAGGATGAAGAAAGACTAGAAGAGGATGAATATTATCAGGTGGCCTATTATTTTACAGTCACCCCCACTTATG ATGACTTTGGTGCAGATTTCACCATTGATTACTCCATATTTGAGTCAGAGGACAGGCTG AACAGTTTGGATAAAGACACAACGGAAGCAGTAGGGACTACCATTCGTCTTCAAAGAGCACGTGAAGACCATCAGAAGCCTATAACTGTGAAACCAGTAATAACGGAACCA AGTCCAGATCTGAACGATGCCGTGTCCAGTTTGCAGAGTCCTATTCCCCTCCTCCTGTCTTGTGTCCTTGTTCAGGCGGGGATGTATTTCATGTAG
- the C18H1orf54 gene encoding uncharacterized protein C1orf54 homolog isoform X3, whose protein sequence is MDVLFVAILAVPLILGQEYEDEERLEEDEYYQVAYYFTVTPTYDDFGADFTIDYSIFESEDRLNSLDKDTTEAVGTTIRLQRAREDHQKPITVKPVITEPQSPDLNDAVSSLQSPIPLLLSCVLVQAGMYFM, encoded by the exons ATGGATGTCCTCTTTGTAGCCATCCTTGCTGTGCCACTTATCCTGG GACAAGAATATGAGGATGAAGAAAGACTAGAAGAGGATGAATATTATCAGGTGGCCTATTATTTTACAGTCACCCCCACTTATG ATGACTTTGGTGCAGATTTCACCATTGATTACTCCATATTTGAGTCAGAGGACAGGCTG AACAGTTTGGATAAAGACACAACGGAAGCAGTAGGGACTACCATTCGTCTTCAAAGAGCACGTGAAGACCATCAGAAGCCTATAACTGTGAAACCAGTAATAACGGAACCA CAGAGTCCAGATCTGAACGATGCCGTGTCCAGTTTGCAGAGTCCTATTCCCCTCCTCCTGTCTTGTGTCCTTGTTCAGGCGGGGATGTATTTCATGTAG
- the C18H1orf54 gene encoding uncharacterized protein C1orf54 homolog isoform X4, producing MDVLFVAILAVPLILGQEYEDEERLEEDEYYQVAYYFTVTPTYDDFGADFTIDYSIFESEDRLNSLDKDTTEAVGTTIRLQRAREDHQKPITVKPVITEPSPDLNDAVSSLQSPIPLLLSCVLVQAGMYFM from the exons ATGGATGTCCTCTTTGTAGCCATCCTTGCTGTGCCACTTATCCTGG GACAAGAATATGAGGATGAAGAAAGACTAGAAGAGGATGAATATTATCAGGTGGCCTATTATTTTACAGTCACCCCCACTTATG ATGACTTTGGTGCAGATTTCACCATTGATTACTCCATATTTGAGTCAGAGGACAGGCTG AACAGTTTGGATAAAGACACAACGGAAGCAGTAGGGACTACCATTCGTCTTCAAAGAGCACGTGAAGACCATCAGAAGCCTATAACTGTGAAACCAGTAATAACGGAACCA AGTCCAGATCTGAACGATGCCGTGTCCAGTTTGCAGAGTCCTATTCCCCTCCTCCTGTCTTGTGTCCTTGTTCAGGCGGGGATGTATTTCATGTAG